A part of Candidatus Bathyarchaeota archaeon genomic DNA contains:
- a CDS encoding permease, with amino-acid sequence MERKRALKTTLMLSFILFFAIMMVRAIVGAYTLTPTSTAEDLKVLPLWKIPLVYIWDYAQHGWICLGFAFTVAGLVSEFIPQGFMMRYMSSGKPVSYLVATLIAPLLCVCSCTMVPIFAGLIYAGGGIGPALTFLLVAPANNILADIVTIQVLGWQIALADMVAAGISAVVIGYLVSKTPWGKKFERQFKNNQGQVASVELMKQPVDERLWNALKFGGYLAKRIIPAFLVGLVAVSYFQAFFPADLVKVYLTGASGVVLAALLGGPLYTPTLIEVALGKALVDLGMSPGATVAWLMGQPYDIPNSLSTSRIVGWKIVISYGVLAFAFAVSSGLIYSLLVGGI; translated from the coding sequence TTGGAGAGGAAGCGGGCGCTTAAGACGACCTTGATGCTCAGCTTCATTCTTTTCTTCGCAATAATGATGGTTCGAGCTATTGTGGGCGCTTACACGCTAACGCCAACATCCACCGCAGAAGACCTCAAAGTCCTTCCTCTCTGGAAAATACCTCTAGTTTACATATGGGACTACGCACAGCACGGTTGGATATGTCTTGGGTTCGCGTTCACAGTTGCCGGCTTGGTCTCTGAATTCATCCCTCAAGGTTTTATGATGCGTTATATGAGCAGCGGAAAGCCCGTATCTTATCTGGTCGCGACGCTTATCGCCCCTCTTTTATGCGTATGCTCCTGCACTATGGTACCGATCTTCGCTGGCCTCATCTATGCTGGTGGAGGCATAGGTCCCGCCCTAACCTTCCTCCTAGTAGCCCCAGCAAATAACATCTTAGCTGACATCGTAACTATTCAGGTGCTCGGCTGGCAAATAGCATTGGCAGACATGGTTGCGGCTGGAATAAGTGCGGTTGTCATAGGATACCTAGTATCGAAGACTCCTTGGGGGAAGAAGTTCGAACGGCAATTCAAAAACAATCAAGGACAAGTCGCCTCCGTCGAACTTATGAAGCAGCCCGTTGACGAGAGACTTTGGAATGCACTAAAGTTTGGTGGGTATCTTGCTAAGCGGATCATCCCAGCCTTCCTCGTGGGGCTTGTAGCTGTAAGTTATTTCCAAGCTTTTTTTCCAGCTGATTTAGTCAAAGTTTACTTAACAGGCGCTTCCGGTGTGGTGCTAGCAGCTCTATTGGGTGGTCCGTTGTACACACCGACTTTGATAGAGGTAGCTTTAGGCAAGGCACTTGTTGATCTAGGAATGTCACCGGGTGCGACAGTCGCTTGGTTGATGGGACAGCCCTATGACATACCAAACTCCCTTTCAACTTCTAGGATAGTTGGGTGGAAGATCGTGATAAGTTATGGCGTCCTCGCATTCGCTTTTGCAGTTTCTTCCGGGCTGATATATAGTCTCCTAGTTGGTGGAATCTGA
- a CDS encoding DUF169 domain-containing protein — protein sequence MSLTETVTGIQAILLSKDPPTAVKLFKPSQNIPTDIRLVDRKSRYCPFLMRARHGETLLLTTEKLAYPEAYVAFVFGPLLGKISSGQMLHVLGLYQTKDAATITIAKMPRLKRNSVSAITAEPLKDFPLEPDIAIVEGSPEQIMWLCLARIFETGRRLNSSSSIFQCYCVGVTVVLYITKEVNISPCCYGTCEATDVPPEHMFMGIPMPFLSKIENRLKTLSKKAMIRARGKGVYHAYCQQECKKRQG from the coding sequence ATGAGTTTGACAGAAACGGTAACGGGGATACAAGCTATCCTTCTATCAAAAGACCCACCTACAGCTGTTAAGCTTTTCAAACCTTCTCAAAATATACCCACTGACATCAGGTTGGTTGACAGAAAGTCTAGGTATTGCCCGTTCTTGATGCGTGCACGACACGGTGAAACGCTTCTCCTGACAACCGAAAAACTGGCTTATCCTGAAGCCTACGTCGCGTTTGTTTTCGGTCCACTCCTTGGAAAGATTTCCAGTGGTCAAATGTTACATGTCCTTGGTCTGTATCAAACCAAGGATGCAGCCACAATCACCATAGCTAAGATGCCGAGGTTGAAACGAAACTCTGTTTCGGCAATAACCGCTGAGCCACTCAAGGATTTTCCCTTAGAGCCTGACATTGCCATCGTTGAAGGGTCACCGGAACAGATTATGTGGCTTTGTCTGGCAAGGATTTTCGAAACTGGGAGACGGTTAAATTCCAGCTCTTCAATATTTCAATGTTACTGCGTAGGCGTAACAGTTGTCCTTTACATAACAAAGGAAGTGAACATAAGTCCTTGTTGCTACGGAACCTGTGAAGCAACAGATGTTCCTCCAGAGCACATGTTCATGGGAATCCCCATGCCGTTTCTAAGTAAAATTGAAAACAGATTGAAGACGCTTTCGAAAAAGGCTATGATTAGGGCGCGAGGGAAAGGCGTCTATCATGCTTATTGTCAACAAGAATGTAAAAAAAGACAAGGTTGA
- a CDS encoding cytidylate kinase family protein, which translates to MPPKLVKTNIPKSLTVKAKTTMTTFCPSSEKIVLCICGMAGCGKSTLAKKIAEKYNLHYFSGGDALKALALEAGYKSVDRGWWESEEGMEFLKKRTQDSSFDRKIDEKLLQWAKQGNVVLDSWTMPWLLKSGFKIWLEASPEERARRIARRDRISIKKAFSALKEKDAKTKAIYKRLYGFDLGEDFSPFDLILDVNQLSSKEVFQTLSLVIDSLLCRA; encoded by the coding sequence TTGCCTCCGAAACTCGTTAAAACAAACATCCCGAAATCTTTAACAGTAAAGGCGAAAACCACAATGACAACATTTTGCCCTAGTTCGGAAAAGATTGTTCTGTGTATATGTGGAATGGCGGGGTGCGGCAAAAGCACTCTTGCCAAAAAGATTGCTGAAAAATACAACTTGCACTATTTTTCTGGGGGCGATGCGCTGAAAGCCTTAGCGTTAGAGGCTGGTTACAAATCTGTGGATAGAGGATGGTGGGAAAGCGAAGAGGGAATGGAATTCCTCAAAAAACGCACGCAAGATTCTTCTTTTGACAGGAAGATTGACGAGAAACTGTTGCAATGGGCAAAGCAAGGAAACGTGGTTCTCGACAGCTGGACTATGCCCTGGCTCTTAAAATCAGGCTTCAAAATTTGGCTGGAAGCGTCGCCTGAAGAGAGAGCTCGACGAATTGCACGACGAGATAGAATAAGTATCAAAAAGGCGTTCTCGGCTTTAAAGGAGAAAGATGCAAAAACCAAAGCGATCTACAAGAGGCTCTATGGATTTGATCTTGGAGAAGATTTTTCCCCCTTTGACCTTATTCTAGACGTAAATCAACTAAGCTCGAAAGAAGTTTTTCAAACACTCAGCCTAGTTATAGATAGTCTTCTTTGTAGAGCTTGA
- a CDS encoding metalloregulator ArsR/SmtB family transcription factor — MKMKEDELNRFRAKVFKALAEPLRLEILRFLRNGEKCVCEVVPHLGIAQPLVSRHLKILKNRGLVKARKDGNRRLYSVTDPQIFEVIDSVTPDLKHSLVKIITELAV, encoded by the coding sequence ATGAAAATGAAAGAAGACGAACTAAATAGATTCAGAGCAAAAGTTTTCAAGGCTCTCGCAGAACCTTTGAGACTTGAGATTCTACGATTTCTTCGTAACGGAGAAAAATGTGTCTGTGAGGTTGTTCCTCATTTGGGCATTGCTCAACCCCTTGTTTCTCGACACTTGAAAATCCTGAAAAACCGTGGATTGGTTAAGGCCAGAAAAGATGGAAACAGAAGACTATATTCGGTTACCGACCCTCAAATCTTCGAGGTGATCGATAGCGTAACACCCGATTTGAAGCATTCACTTGTGAAGATCATTACTGAACTCGCTGTTTAA
- a CDS encoding 30S ribosomal protein S5 produces MRRRRRQTRVRRTERQISETWIPKTALGKMIQGGRISSMEEIFIEGLKIREPEIVDLLLPDLQEEVVEINLVQKQTDAGEKSRFKAIVAVGNRDGYIGLGGGKAKQVRTAIEKAAVNARLNICFVRRGCGSWECGCRKPHSLSFQTTGKSGGVEIVLTPGPRGLGLVASETAKVILGLAGIKDCWTRSFGSTRTIPSFAYAVFDALKKTYSLVTPEDWTR; encoded by the coding sequence ATGAGACGACGACGACGACAAACGCGCGTAAGAAGAACGGAAAGACAAATAAGCGAAACGTGGATTCCAAAGACCGCCCTCGGCAAAATGATACAAGGAGGCCGTATTTCCTCCATGGAAGAAATATTTATAGAGGGACTAAAGATACGCGAGCCAGAGATTGTAGACCTTTTGCTTCCAGATTTACAGGAAGAAGTCGTTGAAATAAACTTGGTTCAGAAGCAAACCGATGCAGGAGAAAAGTCTCGGTTTAAAGCAATAGTGGCAGTCGGCAATCGTGATGGCTATATAGGATTAGGCGGTGGAAAGGCGAAGCAAGTGCGCACAGCAATCGAAAAAGCAGCTGTGAATGCGCGGCTAAATATATGTTTTGTTCGCAGAGGTTGTGGCAGCTGGGAATGTGGATGTAGAAAGCCGCATTCATTATCGTTTCAAACGACGGGCAAAAGCGGCGGCGTAGAAATTGTTTTAACACCCGGACCTAGAGGTCTCGGCTTGGTTGCCAGCGAAACAGCAAAGGTAATTCTAGGACTTGCAGGAATAAAAGATTGCTGGACTAGAAGCTTTGGCTCAACAAGAACAATCCCTTCTTTTGCCTATGCTGTTTTTGACGCCCTTAAAAAAACCTACAGCCTTGTTACACCAGAAGACTGGACGAGGTAA
- a CDS encoding EMC3/TMCO1 family protein, whose product MFTTLFIDWILAPQAPSATIFILLLCVFLTFLTSSVNRLFTNPEQLRASRKEIKEWTDAFKEARRSKDKKKLAKVEKQKDRIMKLQQKMSMQSMKVSLLFFIPFILMWQVLVGIYREPVAFLPGFGPLPIVLWYFVCSLFFSTLFSRALGVGIGATE is encoded by the coding sequence ATGTTCACAACTTTATTTATAGATTGGATATTAGCGCCGCAAGCGCCATCAGCAACAATTTTCATTCTTCTGCTCTGCGTGTTTCTAACTTTCCTTACTTCTTCTGTTAATCGTCTATTCACTAATCCAGAACAACTACGTGCTTCGAGAAAAGAAATAAAAGAATGGACAGACGCTTTTAAGGAAGCACGACGAAGCAAAGACAAGAAAAAGCTCGCTAAAGTGGAGAAGCAAAAAGACAGAATAATGAAGCTGCAACAGAAAATGTCAATGCAGTCCATGAAAGTGTCATTGCTTTTCTTCATTCCTTTCATCCTCATGTGGCAGGTGCTTGTGGGCATCTACAGAGAACCCGTTGCTTTCCTTCCAGGCTTCGGTCCCCTTCCCATAGTTTTGTGGTACTTTGTATGTTCTTTGTTCTTCAGCACTCTATTCTCGCGGGCTCTAGGTGTGGGAATAGGAGCAACGGAATAA
- the secY gene encoding preprotein translocase subunit SecY, whose amino-acid sequence MAGRFLGIFKPIARFLPEAKPPGKRVGFNQKLLWTALPLIIYLVMAEIPLYGLQAEQGLEMSYLRVIFASNRGTLLELGIGPIVTAGLILQLLAGSGMIGVDMSNPEDRGLFTTASKFFSILLTGVQAFAYIIGGVYGTLPGMVSIVIFMQLLFAGILIMLLDEMIQKGWGIGSGISLFIMAGVAQRVLWDSFGLTVGLADGKSYGVFPALFQTVAANQPVFSFALQYIPYNATSGAPAYLIPAVDNAFIRSQNLPSLLGFFTTIVVFLVVIYVEGVRVELPVSHADYRGYRGRYPIKLLYVSNLPVIFTSALFANIYFFSQIVWINLNPNNSNFFLNLLGTYSAQAGQQPQPTGGLVYYAIAPRSILDVTLNPARAIVFAVLMVVFCVIFSLTWLEVGGLGSSTVAKQLVDSGMHIPGYRRSTRPIEMVLKRYIPAVTILGGIIVGLIAALADFFGVFGTGMGVLLSVGIIYQYYQQLMQERVAEMYPAFRRILGG is encoded by the coding sequence ATGGCTGGCAGATTCCTTGGAATATTCAAGCCCATTGCAAGGTTCTTGCCAGAGGCGAAACCCCCCGGAAAAAGAGTAGGGTTTAACCAAAAGCTGTTATGGACTGCTCTACCGCTGATTATTTACCTGGTCATGGCTGAAATTCCATTATACGGCTTGCAGGCAGAACAGGGTTTGGAAATGAGTTATCTGAGAGTCATATTTGCCTCTAACAGAGGAACCTTATTAGAGCTTGGCATAGGTCCAATAGTGACTGCAGGTTTAATCCTTCAGCTTCTAGCCGGTTCAGGAATGATAGGCGTTGATATGTCTAACCCTGAAGATAGAGGGCTCTTTACAACCGCGAGCAAATTCTTTTCTATACTACTCACTGGGGTTCAAGCGTTCGCCTATATCATCGGAGGCGTCTATGGCACACTGCCAGGAATGGTAAGCATCGTTATTTTTATGCAACTCCTGTTTGCGGGGATACTAATTATGCTGCTAGATGAGATGATTCAGAAAGGTTGGGGGATAGGAAGCGGAATTAGCCTCTTCATCATGGCTGGAGTAGCTCAGAGAGTATTGTGGGACAGTTTTGGCTTAACTGTAGGCTTAGCCGACGGGAAAAGCTATGGTGTCTTTCCGGCGCTCTTCCAAACAGTAGCAGCAAATCAGCCAGTGTTTTCTTTCGCTTTACAGTACATACCATACAACGCAACTTCTGGCGCTCCCGCATACCTCATCCCAGCAGTTGATAACGCTTTCATCAGATCTCAGAATCTGCCTTCACTCCTTGGATTTTTCACAACTATTGTGGTTTTTCTTGTTGTTATATATGTGGAAGGTGTTAGAGTTGAACTACCAGTTTCCCACGCTGACTACAGAGGCTATCGCGGTAGATATCCTATCAAACTTCTCTATGTTTCCAACTTGCCAGTAATTTTTACCTCCGCTCTATTTGCTAACATATACTTCTTCTCACAGATTGTCTGGATCAACTTAAACCCGAACAATTCAAACTTCTTCTTGAATCTTCTAGGGACCTATTCAGCACAGGCTGGACAACAACCACAGCCCACAGGCGGCTTAGTCTACTACGCAATAGCGCCTCGCAGCATCCTAGATGTTACTTTGAATCCTGCAAGAGCAATAGTATTTGCCGTTCTTATGGTGGTGTTCTGTGTCATTTTTTCACTCACTTGGCTTGAAGTGGGCGGGCTGGGGTCATCAACCGTTGCGAAGCAATTGGTGGATTCTGGCATGCATATTCCAGGTTACAGAAGATCAACACGGCCTATAGAGATGGTGCTAAAACGCTATATTCCTGCGGTTACAATCCTCGGTGGGATTATTGTAGGTCTTATTGCGGCGCTTGCAGACTTTTTCGGGGTCTTTGGAACAGGTATGGGTGTGCTGTTGTCTGTTGGCATTATTTATCAATATTACCAGCAGTTAATGCAGGAGCGGGTTGCAGAGATGTATCCGGCATTCCGTCGTATCTTAGGAGGCTAG
- a CDS encoding 50S ribosomal protein L15, producing MPHKLRKTRKKRGTRTVGWGTVGQHRGVGQRGGHGKAGRHKHLWSYVLRYEPDYFSKKGFYSSRRKKVNAVNIGKLEELAMNLSAEKGLEERDGMSLLDLDKLGYDKLLGMGIITKPFSIKVASYSESAAKKVEEAGGKIITET from the coding sequence ATGCCTCATAAACTTCGAAAAACCCGCAAAAAACGAGGTACGAGAACAGTTGGATGGGGTACAGTTGGTCAGCATAGAGGAGTTGGTCAGAGGGGGGGTCATGGGAAAGCTGGTCGCCATAAACACTTATGGTCCTACGTGCTGAGATACGAACCAGACTATTTCAGCAAGAAAGGGTTCTATTCTTCGCGACGTAAGAAAGTAAATGCAGTGAACATTGGGAAATTGGAAGAATTGGCAATGAACCTTTCTGCTGAAAAAGGCTTGGAGGAAAGAGATGGAATGTCCCTTTTAGATCTAGATAAACTGGGTTACGACAAGCTTTTAGGCATGGGCATAATAACCAAACCTTTTTCAATAAAAGTTGCATCCTATTCAGAGTCAGCCGCTAAGAAGGTGGAAGAAGCAGGCGGCAAAATAATCACAGAGACTTAA
- a CDS encoding metalloregulator ArsR/SmtB family transcription factor — translation MQATKRTIKSEKRLERLICSSLRPTKDLEVYAAELKQLAEKSGDPDFLRRKSRLLKALANETRLRMLRLLSIREMCVCELTVALDLTQPTASHHLNILQNVGFVKDRKVGKWVFYSVAKPEVIHGLFNFLEFPK, via the coding sequence ATGCAAGCAACGAAACGCACTATAAAATCTGAAAAAAGGCTTGAAAGGCTCATCTGCTCGAGTCTCCGTCCAACAAAAGACTTAGAAGTGTATGCGGCGGAGTTGAAGCAACTTGCCGAAAAGTCGGGAGACCCAGATTTCCTTAGGAGAAAAAGCCGTTTGCTGAAGGCTCTCGCAAATGAAACGAGGCTCAGGATGTTGAGGCTTTTAAGTATTAGAGAGATGTGTGTTTGTGAGCTGACAGTTGCACTAGATTTGACTCAACCGACGGCGTCCCACCACCTAAACATTTTGCAGAATGTTGGGTTTGTAAAGGATAGAAAAGTAGGAAAGTGGGTCTTCTACAGCGTTGCCAAACCAGAAGTCATCCATGGTCTTTTTAATTTTCTTGAATTTCCCAAATAA
- a CDS encoding 50S ribosomal protein L30, with amino-acid sequence MAEKRKCLAVVRVRGVGEASPDIRKTLEIFRLNRNCHMTLLDNRPSFLGMLKKARNFVTWGEITKETILLLLKERGRLDGNKKLNDEYAKKVGYKTLKELAEAIYKMETEFRHLPDIKPVFRAHPPKKGYKGKVKKSYAAGGVTGYRGEAINKLIENMI; translated from the coding sequence ATGGCTGAAAAGCGAAAATGCTTAGCAGTAGTTCGCGTTCGAGGAGTAGGCGAGGCATCACCTGATATAAGGAAAACACTTGAAATCTTTCGCCTAAACCGAAACTGCCACATGACGCTCTTAGACAACCGCCCTAGTTTCCTTGGTATGTTGAAGAAAGCGAGAAACTTTGTTACTTGGGGTGAAATAACAAAAGAGACTATACTTCTACTACTCAAAGAACGTGGAAGACTTGACGGCAATAAAAAGCTCAACGACGAATATGCTAAAAAAGTCGGCTACAAAACTCTGAAAGAGTTAGCTGAAGCCATATACAAAATGGAAACCGAATTTCGACATTTGCCAGACATTAAGCCAGTTTTCCGTGCACACCCTCCAAAAAAAGGATACAAGGGAAAAGTAAAGAAGAGCTATGCTGCTGGCGGAGTTACCGGATATCGTGGTGAAGCAATTAACAAACTCATAGAAAATATGATTTAA
- a CDS encoding sulfite exporter TauE/SafE family protein: MFEESLGLFFLGIVTFLSPCSIALISVYLTYAVGISKSIRKGFIIGFSFTMSMCLVFFLLGYAVSSLIPVDPASYRFFFGIAGLLLIFFGINNLGLFKEIHFTSNPISSFTERINVLKLNALTRLSKHNYAAGSFLFGVVISLALGPCSLSLVLPAILLTMFSAPTPFHGGILLFAFGLGHGSPVIFLSVILATARKAVSKKIAVAGEWLTKIFGIVFVVIGMIMIGYMLIGW; this comes from the coding sequence ATGTTTGAAGAATCCCTAGGACTCTTCTTCTTAGGGATTGTAACTTTTCTTTCGCCGTGTTCAATTGCCCTAATATCAGTGTACCTGACATACGCGGTAGGCATCAGCAAAAGCATACGAAAGGGCTTCATAATTGGCTTTAGTTTCACCATGTCAATGTGCCTAGTTTTCTTCTTACTCGGATATGCCGTATCCTCTCTTATTCCTGTAGATCCAGCTAGCTATCGATTCTTCTTCGGCATTGCAGGCCTTCTTCTCATATTCTTTGGAATCAACAACTTAGGCTTGTTCAAGGAAATTCACTTCACAAGCAACCCTATCAGTTCTTTTACTGAACGGATTAACGTTTTGAAGTTAAATGCGTTGACTCGATTATCAAAACACAACTATGCTGCAGGTTCATTTCTGTTCGGGGTGGTCATTTCCCTAGCTTTGGGCCCATGCTCTCTATCATTGGTTTTGCCAGCAATATTGCTAACCATGTTCAGTGCACCGACACCTTTCCACGGAGGCATACTACTTTTCGCTTTCGGTCTAGGTCATGGCTCACCAGTCATTTTCCTAAGCGTGATTTTAGCAACTGCACGAAAGGCAGTAAGCAAAAAAATTGCCGTAGCAGGCGAATGGCTAACAAAAATTTTTGGAATAGTTTTTGTTGTTATTGGAATGATCATGATCGGTTATATGTTGATAGGTTGGTAA
- the arsB gene encoding ACR3 family arsenite efflux transporter, with protein MTKDREVKLGIFEKYLTLWIALCIIIGLLLGRVFPAFGEFLDSLKFAQLSIPIGICLFFMMYPTVVGIAFSDVKKAVRKPKPMLLTIIANWVIAPFIMTLYANLILQGNPQYITGVILLGMSPCTAMVMWWILLAKGDLAQGLINTSINALMMLILYAPLSAFYLGVSGIPVPWDLIALSVIVFIALPVSLGALSRKLLIGRKGKEWFDSTYLEVVRKISIIALLLTLIVMFSFQGNIILNDPLLVAYLAAPNLLHYVTMITITYSVSWLSNWDYATSIDTTLIGSSSHFEVAIAVATTLYGLNSGAALATVIGPLMEVPLMLCLVRFGLRTRHLFPRKGR; from the coding sequence ATGACCAAAGACAGAGAAGTCAAACTAGGGATCTTCGAGAAGTATCTCACTTTGTGGATCGCACTATGCATTATCATTGGGCTGTTACTTGGTAGGGTCTTTCCAGCCTTCGGTGAGTTTTTGGACTCCCTAAAATTCGCTCAGTTATCCATCCCAATTGGCATCTGCCTGTTTTTCATGATGTACCCAACAGTGGTCGGCATAGCCTTTAGTGATGTTAAAAAGGCTGTAAGGAAGCCGAAACCCATGCTTCTCACAATAATTGCGAATTGGGTCATTGCGCCCTTTATCATGACGCTCTATGCAAACCTAATCCTTCAAGGAAATCCCCAGTACATTACTGGAGTGATTCTTCTTGGCATGTCCCCGTGTACGGCGATGGTCATGTGGTGGATTTTACTGGCTAAAGGAGATCTAGCTCAGGGCTTGATAAATACGTCAATCAATGCGTTAATGATGCTGATTCTTTACGCGCCTTTATCAGCTTTCTATCTTGGCGTAAGCGGTATACCTGTGCCTTGGGATCTGATCGCCCTGAGCGTAATCGTTTTCATAGCCCTTCCAGTATCCTTAGGGGCGCTTTCCAGAAAGCTGCTAATAGGAAGGAAAGGGAAGGAGTGGTTCGACTCCACTTATCTTGAAGTTGTGCGCAAGATATCCATCATTGCCTTACTGCTTACTCTAATCGTCATGTTTTCATTTCAAGGAAACATAATACTTAATGACCCTCTTCTTGTGGCCTATCTTGCCGCTCCAAATCTGCTCCATTATGTCACAATGATTACAATAACATATTCTGTTTCGTGGTTGTCAAATTGGGACTATGCAACCTCGATAGACACTACTCTGATCGGTTCAAGCAGCCACTTTGAAGTTGCAATAGCCGTGGCAACAACTCTTTATGGCCTTAATTCAGGTGCTGCTTTAGCTACGGTAATAGGACCTCTGATGGAAGTTCCGTTAATGCTATGTTTGGTAAGGTTTGGTCTACGAACACGTCATCTTTTTCCCCGCAAAGGGAGGTGA
- a CDS encoding thioredoxin family protein yields MKYLKVEVIGVSPPCPRCKKTEENARKAASKLIQEGVKVEVTKLDITAKETISKYGVLMSPAIAINGVVKVMGKVLDVGVIERLLREAL; encoded by the coding sequence ATGAAGTACCTAAAAGTCGAGGTGATAGGTGTCAGTCCACCATGTCCACGATGTAAGAAGACTGAGGAGAACGCGAGAAAGGCAGCCTCTAAACTGATCCAGGAAGGGGTAAAAGTCGAAGTCACCAAGCTCGACATAACCGCTAAGGAGACCATATCAAAGTACGGGGTACTGATGTCGCCAGCGATTGCGATAAACGGTGTAGTGAAGGTCATGGGCAAAGTACTTGACGTTGGTGTTATTGAAAGGCTGTTACGAGAAGCGTTGTAA